The Toxoplasma gondii ME49 chromosome XII, whole genome shotgun sequence genome includes a region encoding these proteins:
- a CDS encoding DnaJ domain-containing protein (encoded by transcript TGME49_246340~Predicted trans-membrane domain (TMHMM2.0):20-40:59-82:88-111), which yields MRKSATTSASIFRQRHGKLSVFVYQVAAVLPVALCFHAKAPKPPFLAHTTPQCVPRRHSWRLDFFLLPFLGGFSIFPFLFLIEAPATRILFVVSLVPTQAGVTKGAGAFLFSKRIMPVFRKESVVGPPASVGPSACYAKPRVSSGAVPSAFSASGSSPPCTSSTSAFSASSLRGTDRERGVSGEFENAQPVFKVKRAWCCCSPASVKHTRREEQPRRPEQERETTATNMSDDTAKREDAGNAESRRGSRSFERLFTKGTGPPARPASSDMISWALVPVRPGDAAAGATPADADSLHSPEGTIMGGLFSTRKPKDAGAGISSALKSVGKGVAAGAASLFVLPAVGASQQGVGGFFKGVGAGVVAAVALPVTGVCVAGYQVARGFVNTPEAIHERSQGKKWDKKAREWKENWYSLKEEAEEVVGKENPFKAATAAAAAPKTSEVPGEKREVVDRELYDVLEISTDATQDEIRRQYYRLARKYHPDKNREDPEAKVKFQKVGEAYQVLGDEERRAQYDKFGSAAAQDMPLIDSSLFFMMLFGSEELEPYIGKLKMAMFVEMVDKDAKQAENVSEEMFAFEQRKREVQLALSLCDRIEPFVEAIAKNENAEGAAMSNDVAEWKSKMRLEAEKLCRSSFGDAIVEAIGWTYENSATQFLGKVDTFLGLGGRYAKIQAHSRSVGNSWRTANAAVRAALAARQMQQKAVKKQRSKEKAKKKKMREAAQAASKKGEDPTAAAADAAQDEEEATDDAPSAEDVKQFEETLPLILETMLQICLMDIETTVRAAAKKTFKDMGVDLDCRRRRAEALVELGRIFQQAAADHKKEHKDEKVDALRTMEDAFIKAAQKADEERVRKEGACPNTGQAHGPAAGTESGAEACF from the exons ATGCGCAAGAGCGCGACAACGTCTGCAAGTATCTTCCGACAGCGTCACGGTAAactttctgtttttgtctATCAGGTCGCGGCCGTTTTGCCGGTCGCTCTTTGTTTCCATGCGAAAGCGCCGAAACCTCCGTTTCTTGCACACACAACTCCGCAGTGTGTTCCTCGCAGACACTCTTGGCGTCTtgacttttttctcctgcctTTTCTGGGCGGGTTTTCcatctttccttttctctttctgatAGAGGCGCCGGCCACTCGgattctcttcgtcgtttctctcgtcccGACGCAAGCCGGCGTGACAAAGGGCGCGGgtgcgttcctcttctcaaAGCGTATCATGCCAGTTTTCCGGAAGGAGAGTGTTGTAGGCCCTCCTGCATCTGTAGGGCCTTCTGCTTGCTACGCTAAACCCCGGGTGTCTTCGGGCGCAGTTCCGTCAGCTTTTTCAGCTTCCGGCTCCTCGCCTCCCTGCACTTCCTCCACGTCggctttctcggcttcttcgctgcgtgGCAcagatcgagagagaggcgtttCTGGGGAATTCGAGAACGCACAGCCGGTATTCAAGGTCAAGCGAGCTTGGTGTTGCTGCTCGCCGGCGTCGGTCAAACACACTCGACGCGAAGAACAACCTCGCAGGccagagcaagagagagaaacaactgCGACAAACATGTCCGACGATACAGCTAAGCGAGAAGATGCAGGGAACGCAGAGTCCAGACGCGGCTCGCGCTCCTTCGAGCGCCTCTTCACCAAAGGCACCGGCCCACCGGCGAGACCGGCCTCCAGTGACATGATAT cgtGGGCGCTGGTGCCCGTGCGTCCGGGCGACGCGGCGGCTGGAGCGACGCCGGCGGACGCAGACAGCTTGCACAGTCCAGAGGGAACGATCATGGGAGGTCTGTTCTCGACGCGGAAGCCGAAAGACGCAGGCGCGGGCATTTCAAGTGCTCTCAAGTCTGTCGGGAAGGGTGTAGCCGCaggcgccgcttctctcttcgttctccccgCTGTCGGCGCCTCTCAACAGGGCGTTGGAGGCTTTTTCAAAGGCGTCGGCGCCGGAgtcgtcgctgctgtcgccCTGCCCGTCACGGGTGTCTGCGTCGCAGGCTACCAAGTCGCCCGCGGCTTCGTCAACACCCCAGAGGCGATTCACGAACGCAGTCAAGGAAAGAAATGGGACAAGAAAGCCAGG GAGTGGAAGGAGAACTGGTACTCGttgaaggaagaagctgaagaagttGTTGGGAAGGAAAATCCCTTCAAAGCTGCGACAGCGGCTGCGGCAGCTCCTAAGACTTCAGAGGTCcccggggagaagagagaagtggTGGATCGAGAGCTGTACGACGTTCTGGAGATTTCCACGGACGCCACGCAAGACGAAATTCGGCGACAGTATTACAGACTTGCCCGCAAGTACCACCCAGACAAGAATCGCGAGGATCCGGAGGCGAAAGTAAAGTTCCAGAAGGTCGGCGAGGCCTACCAAGTGctcggagacgaagaacgcagagcgCAGTACGACAAATTTGGATCCGCGGCCGCACAAGACATGCCTCTTATCGACAGCAGCCTGTTCTTCATGATGCTTTTCGGATCCGAAGAACTTGAACCCTACATTGGAAAACTCAAAATGGCGATGTTCGTCGAAATGGTCGACAAAGATGCAAAG CAGGCGGAGAACGTGAGCGAAGAGATGTTCGCATTTGAGCAGCGGAAACGGGAAGTTCAGCTGGCACTTTCTCTGTGCGACAGAATCGAACCATTTGTCGAGGCCATtgcgaaaaacgaaaacgcagagGGCGCAGCCATGAGCAACGATGTTGCTGAATGGAAATCGAAAATGCGCTTGGAAGCCGAAAAACTCTGTCGG TCTTCGTTCGGAGACGCGATCGTCGAGGCGATTGGATGGACTTACGAGAACAGTGCAACGCAGTTTCTGGGGAAGGTTGACACCTTCCTGGGCCTTGGCGGAAGATACGCAAAGATTCAGGCGCACAGTCGGAGCGTAGGAAACAGCTGGCGGACGGCGAACGCAGCGGTGCGCGCTGCGTTGGCTGCTCGGCAAATGCAGCAGAAAGCAGTGAAGAAACAACGGTccaaagagaaggcgaaaaagaagaagatgcgggAGGCAGCCCAAGCCGCGAgcaaaaagggagaagacccCACCGCAGCGGCCGCCGACGCGGCtcaggacgaagaagaagcgacagacgacGCGCCTTCTGCAGAAGAT GTAAAGCAATTCGAAGAGACGCTCCCTCTCATCCTGGAGACTATGCTGCAGATTTGTTTGATGGACATCGAGACGACTGTCAGGGCTGCCGCAAAAAAG ACGTTCAAAGACATGGGAGTTGATCTGGACTGTCGCAGACGCCGGGCCGAAGCCCTCGTAGAGTTAGGAAGAATTTTTCAGCAGGCTGCCGCGGACCACAAGAAGGAGcacaaagacgagaaagtAGATGCTCTTCGAACGATGGAAGACGCGTTTATCAA AGCAGCccagaaggcagacgaagaacgcgtAAGAAAGGAGGGAGCATGCCCTAACACTGGACAAGCTCACGGTCCCGCCGCAGGCACGGAGAGCGGCGCGGAGGCCTGCTTCTAG